The Elusimicrobiota bacterium sequence TCGGGTGTCCGCTTGGCCGGTCAGAAACGTCCGGTGGGTGAGGTCCGCCGTCACTTTGAGTAGCTTTTTATCGTACACCGCGCCGAGCCGCGTGATCATGGGAAGCCGGTCATCGCTCACCAGTCCCAGATCCGGTCGGTTGGCGTTCAAAAGAGAGAGCCCCAACCGAATGTCCGGGAGGATCGTATAGAGAGCTCCCAGGTCCACCCCGAGCGCCGTCTTTGAATGGCCGTTTAGGAAGACGGGGTCCTGGGCTCCCGTTCGGTTCCCCGGGTTCGCGCCGGAAAAGGCGTTGGCCGTGTCGGCGTTTTCCCCATACGATCGGTCCAGCATTTTCAACCCCACGCCCAGGGACATCCGTTTTTCCATGAGTGATTTGCCGTAGGCCAAGGTGGTGGTGCGTTCTTTAAAGAGACTGTCCACCCGGAACTCCTGATATCCAATTCCGAGCCCTCCCCAGCGGCGATCCGCCGGGAGCGGCAAGGCGGCGCCGATGAAAGTCTGGGCCGTATGGGTTTGGTCCGACAGGCCGGGGTAGAGCCGAGCGTAATAGGCCGTCACTTCGGGCCGATAAAGGGTCCCCAATCCGGCGGGATTGTAGTAGAGGCTGTGAACGTCGTCCGCCAGCCCCGTGAACGCCCCCCCCAGGGCCGCGGGCCGCGCACCGACGGGGGACTCGTCAAAAGCCAGCGAAAGAGATGGGGAGACACCCAAAGACGCCGCCAACAAAATGGACCCAAAAAAGCGCCGACCGGCGCCGTTGTTCGCCATGATTTCGTCCTCCCGAAAACGCCGCTCACTGTTCATTTCACCACCGCCAAGACGCCGCTCAAGGTTTTCCCGTCCCCTTCAATCCGATAAATATAGGGCCCCGGCCGCACGACCCGGCCGGTCCGGTCCCGGCCGTCCCACATCAGGCTGTCCACTGTCGGAACGCCCCCCGGTGCGGGAACCAAGGAGGAAACCTCGGCGCCCGTCATGTCCAGGATAACCCCCGAAACTTCGGTAAGACTGGGGTTGTCCAACTGAAAAAAAGTAACGTCGTTGATCCCGTCCCCGTTCGGAGAGAAAATGCGGGGCACGACGCCGGTGTTCGGGTCGAGCGACAACCCGGCCGCCGGAACGGCCAATAAAATCCCTCCCAGCCAGAGCAGGGCGCGAAATCGGTGTTGGTTGGTTTGTCGTTTCATTCTTAGTGGGCCGCCACGATGGTTCCCGTGATGGTTTTCCCCTCCCCTTTGATCTGGTAAATATATACACCCGCCGGAACGATCTGTCCAGACTTATCCCGTCCGTCCCACATCAAACTGTCCGGCGTCGGCGCTCCGGCCCCGCCGGGCCGGAGCGTTCCCACGTCGGCCCCGGACATATCGATCACCCGCCCCTCCAGGGACGACCCGTTCGGATTTTGCACGACGAAGTAGACCACATCGTTCGCCCCGTCGCCATTGGGCGAGAAGATGCGGGGGAAGACCCCGGCCTTGTCCAGGGTCAGTTCCGTCGCCACCTCGAACTGGCGGACTTGGTAGACGCCCGGGAGCCCCGTTTGGAACGAAACGGCGACATCGCCCGGAATGATATTGCTGGCGTCCACGTTCGCCTGGCTCACTTTCACCCACGCCGTGCCGTTCCACCAGAGGACGCCCACCTTCTTTTGGTCCACGGGCCCGCCCGACCCTTGATAATTGAGGACCACCGTCATCTCCGGCCGGGAGAAGGCGAAGTCGCCCGGCGCGTGAGACCCGTCCGCCTGCCGCAGACCCACCGTGTAAGTGCTCTGGGTTCGGGTCCCGCCCTGGGTCGACAGGGGAGACGTGTTCGGTTCCACATAAAGGAGATAGTCTGAACCCGCCGATTTCAGTTCTGGGATCAACCCTTCGGGCAGGGTGACGCGCGTATAGGTGAGATCCTGGGCCAGCCCCGTCTGGCCCAGGAAGGCCTGGGGCGTCACTTGCAGGAAGTTGGACCCCGCGACAGGAGACTCCCGTCCGGTCGAGTCCACCGCGACGATCAGGAAGTAGCTGTCCACCAACGGTGTGGTAATGTCGAAAGAGAGCGGTCCGGCCAAGGGGACGTTGGCGACGGTGATGCTGGACGCCCCAAAATTAAAGAGGCTGGTGGACCGGTAGACCCGGTAAGAAGCCAGGTCCGAGATGGGGCTCCCGTCCGCGTTGATCGTCACCGGCGGCCAGGTCACGGTGTGCCCCGTGCCCGTCGGCGTCACCACCAACCCCGCCACGGGAGCGGGGAACAGGTTGTCCCCCACCCCTGTCACGGCCGTCGCTTGGAGGAGGGGGGACGCCGCATTGGCGTCGATGGGCGACGTGTTTCCCACATCGTCCACGCTCTCCACCGCGAACCAATAGGCGGTCCCCTGGGCCAAGTCGATGACCATGGGCGTTTCCGGCGTCCCCGGCGCGCTCGGGACCAAAGGCGGGAACGACGCCGTTAAAGCTTTGTTCCACCACGTGGTCGTGCTTCCTCCCAAACTGATTTCGCTCGCTATGGAAAACGTTGCGTATTTCACCACGTAAGAGGTGACTGCTCCCGACGTCGTGAATATTCCACCGTTTTCCTCGGGCGCCGTCCAGGTTAAGACCACCTGGCCGGGAGTCACCGTGGCCAGCGCGGCCAGGTCTGGAACCGCGTTCGGAGGGAACGTGTCCGCGATGCCCACCGTGAGCGTCAGGTCTGCCGTGAGCGCGGCCCGGCCTGGGACCGGCCCAAAGGCAAAAAGGCTCCCCAAAAGCGCCAAAAGCGCTTCAAGAGGAACCTTCCTATGAGCCTTGGACCGCGTCATGACACGCGCCGCTCCTTATATTCTTCCTATGGCCGCCTGAACCGCTCCCTCTTCCCGCGGGCCCGCGGGGAAGGCGTTTCCGCCCTCCCCGCCCGGGCCGTCGCTCGAAAGACCGGAGGCGGTCTTCTCCTCTCGGCTCCCCTAGTTCGCCGAGACTTCCACCACGAACGTCCGCACGCCAGACACCGTCGAGCTCGTCGGCATGTCCATCTTAAACCACAGTCCCCTCGTCGCCAACGCCACCACCGCCGACGCGTCCTGGTCCCCGAATACACTCCCCCACGCCCGTCGCCACCACCGGCGCCACTTGCGTCAACAGGTCGTCGTTCGCCAGGAACGCTCCCGCCAGCGGAGGAACCGCGCTGTCGTCAAAGAGCGCCCGCAGGTTGTAGGTGTTCGCTCCCGCCGCCGCTCCCGAGCTCCACGTCCCGTCCGCCGTCTTGATTCGAAGCCCGAACGCTTCCACGATGTTCCCGTCGTTCGTCACCGTCACCGAAGACGACAGCTGGTCCACCGCCGCGAGGTTCAGGTTCCCAAGGTTCAACGACGCCTGCGACAGCGCCACGCTCTTGTTCCCCACAGGCGTCACCGTGATCGTCAGGTCCGCCGTCGCCGCCGCCTTCACCGTCCCCACGAACACCGCCATGCTTCCCAGAACTAACACAACCGCCAGTAGCTTTTTCATGGTGTTGCCTCCGTTTTCTTTCGATTGGACTGCTTTAAATTCAACCACCTCATTCTCCTTCCGTTGTGACGAAGACCCGCGTGTGCACTTGAAGCGGGATTTCCAAACCTTCTAATTCCGCGGTGATCAGGAAGAGGAACTTTTTTCCCCTATTTTCCGGTTCGTTCGGGATGGTCAATGTCGGCCGGGTTTCCTTGATCTGGTTCGGTTTGAGTTTCAGAACCGCGGGTTCGACTTTCATCCAGGAAGGATTGGGGTCCGACCATCCGGCTTCGCGGAAGTTCGCTTCGGGTTTAACACTGAGCACACGAAGCCTGACGAGTTCGTTGCCGCGGTTCGTGAGTTTAACCCCCACCCCCTTCAATTCTTTGAGGTCGATGGTTTGACCCAAGGGGACTTTTTCAAGTCGGATCGTGGGGGTGTCATGTCCAGATCCAAGGTGCCCAGTTTCTGCCGGTCTTTTTCTTTCTTGAGCGCCGCCGGGCCTGGTCCCTCGACAGAGAACCTCACGTAGTGGTTGACGGCGATGGCCAAAGAACCCGTCCCTTCCGTGGCCGCGTGGATGTTCACCTGGAAGTGCCGTCCCACCAGGGCGGGGTCCTTGGGCACCGAGAGGATCACCTCGGCGCTGGCCAGGTCACCCGGACCCAGTTTGAATCGGTTCGGAACGATGCGAAGCCACTCCGGATTGGGGACCGGCTCATAGTCTTCCTTGGCCTGGGCCGGACCGGGGATGGGGACCAGCGGTTCCACCAAGACCTCCACGGGTTGGTCCGATTGGTTAATGACAACGTAGGGCACGCCCTTCATCTGGCGCAGGTTGATCACCGATCCCGTAGCGACGTTTTCCATAACGATATCCGGAAAACGAACAGCCAATGACAGCTTGCCCCAGACCGCCGCCGAGAGCAAACAAAAAACGCCTATGGCCGTACCCCACCTCACCCGCCACATTCGAACATCCATCACATGGTCTCCTTGGCTCGTTCGATCCTCATCGGTTTCGCGGCGCGCACCTTGCCTTGCGCCGTTCCGCCTGGACCGCTCCCTCTTCCCGCGGGCCCGCGGGGAAGGCGTTTCCGCCCTCCCCGCCCGGGCCGTCGCTCGAAAGACCGGAGGCGGTCTTCTCCTCTCGGCTCCCCTAGTTCGCCGAGACTTCCACCACGAACGTCCGCACGCCAGACACCGTCGAGCTCGTCGGCATGTCCATCTTAAACCACAGTCCCCTCGTCGCCAACGCCACCACCGCCGACGCGTCCTGGTCCCCCGAATACACTCCCCCCACGCCCGTCGCCACCACCGGCGCCACTTGCGTCAACAGGTCGTCGTTCGCCAGGAACGCTCCCGCCAGCGGAGGAACCGCGCTGTCGTCAAAGAGCGCCCGCAGGTTGTAGGTGTTCGCTCCCGCCGCCGCTCCCGAGCTCCACGTCCCGTCCGCCGTCTTGATTCGAAGCCCGAACGCTTCCACGATGTTCCCGTCGTTCGTCACCGTCACCGAAGACGACAGCTGGTCCACCGCCGCGAGGTTCAGGTTCCCAAGGTTCAATGACGCCTGCGACAGCGCCACGCTCTTGTTCCCCACAGGCGTCACCGTGATCGTCAGGTCCGCCGTCGCCGCCGCCTTCACCGTCCCCACGAACACCGCCATGCTTCCCAGAACTAACACAACCGCCAGTAGCTTTTTCATGGTGTTGCCTCCGTTCTTTTCGAGATGACTGCCGAAAACGGCAATCGCACGTTAATGGCTTGTCGTTCCTCACGGGGTCGATTCCAACCGAAGTTCGATGCCGGGCCGGGCGTAGGTCGCGCAGGGGATAAACGTTGCGGATTTGGGGTTTTCCGAGGAAAACAACGGAGATAAGCGCCGGTTGGGGAACCGGCGCGCGAGGGATTGCGCGCGACATGCCGCCATACGATGCATGGTTGCCTCGTAGTGTTCAGGCCGTGGCCTGGGACTTCAATTTGAGATGACCCACATCATGTATACCCCACCAACGAAAGACTTTCAAGCCCTTTCTTTGGGTTTATTTCCATTTTGGCAGAAGTGTTGCCTCAATCGTTTTGGCCCACTGGATTTTACGAAACCCGCAGCGGTTTTCGGGCAAAGAATATGGTATTTCTTCGGCCCTGAAGTTTCCTCTCCCTCTCGTGACTGAGGTAGAAAGAAACGCCGTGTGGGAACGCCCGGGAGGCGTGGCCGTTTCAAGAAGTGGAGTCCCTGTTTTTCCCCCTCCTTCGCAAGGAGGGGGATGGGGGAGGTCTCATCCGTAACTGTCAAGAATTCGTTCAGTGAGACCCCTCCCTCACCCTCCCCTTGGGAAGGGGAGGGAACTTCCATCTTTTCGGGGATCCTTTCTTGAAGAGAGGTAAATCATTTTTTATTTCGCCGTAACGACTCCGCGGAGGACCCGGCCAAGAAGCCATCGTGTAAAGACGCGGGTTGGTTTTCCCCCTCCTTCGCAAGGAGGGGGATGGGGGAGGTCTCATCCGTGACTGCCAAGAATTCGTTCAGTGAGACCCCTCCCTCACCCTCCCCTTGGGAAGGGGAGGGAAATCGTTCCTGCCTATCGCTCGGGAAATCAGCGGCGCTTCGCCTCCATTTCGTCAAAGGCCTCCCGAAGTGCTAGAATTTTTTCGTGAGAAAACATCTTCGATCGATGGTCGCTGGAATTCTGGTCCTCTGTGGCGCGGGGGTCCGATGGGCTCGGGCAGAAACTCCTCCGACGGGATCCGTTTACGTGTTGACGGTGACGGGAGCCATTGATCCGGTGGTGAAAGATTACCTCTTGGACGGGTTTGATCGGGCGAAGAAAGGCGGGGCGGCGGCGGTTCTTCTTCGGCTGGACACACCCGGCGGGTTGTTGGACGCCACCCGGGACATCGTGCAGGGAATCCTCAACACGCCCGTGCCCGTCATCGTTTTTGTGGGACCCCAGGGAGCGCGGGCGGCCTCCGCCGGAGTGTTCATCACCCTGGCCGCCGATGTGGCCGCCATGGCGCCCCGGACCCATTTGGGAGCGGCGCACCCGGTGTCGTTGGGCGGAGGGGCGCCTTTCCTGCCGGGGGGCAAAGACGAGAAAGAGCGCGGAAAAGATGGGACGGAAGAAAAAAAAGGCGGGGGCTCCGTGATGGAAGAGAAGGTGGTGTCGGACGCCTCGGCCTACGCGCGGACCCTGGCCGCCACCAAGGGGCGGAACGCGGAATGGGCGGAAAAGGCCGTGCGCCAGAGCCTCTCCCTCACCTCAGAAGAAGCCCTGAAAGCCAACGTCATCGACCTCGTGGTCCTGGACGAGGCGGAACTTTTTCAGAAACTTGCGGGCCGGGAAATCAAAAAAGAGGGGCTCACCTTTAAGCTCGACTTGGCCAAGGCGAACCGGGTGGATTTCCCCATGAACCTGCTCCGTCGGTGGCTCCACACCATCGCGCACCCGAACGTCGCCTACCTGCTTTTGGTTTTGGGGTTCTACGCCCTGATCTACGAATTTTCGACCCCCGGCATCGGGCTGGGCGCCATTGCGGGCATCATCTGCTTGGTGCTGGCGTTTTTCTCGCTCCAGGTCCTTCCGCTTAACTTCGCGGGGCTGGCGCTTTTGGTGGCGGGGTTGATCATGATGGGGTTGGACGTCCTCGTCGGATCCCACGGGCTTTTGATTTTCGGCGGATTGATTTCCTTCGCCCTGGGCTCCTTCTTTCTCTTCGACGTGAACCAATCGGCGTTCCGGGTTTCCATGGAACTCATCTTGGCGGTCCTCCTCACCTCCGGCGGGTTCTTCGGCTTCGTGGTCCGTAAAATCTGGGTCGCGCGGCGGAAAAAACCCGTGACCGGAGCCGAAGAGTTGGTGGGCCGGCTGGCTGAAGTGAGGCCGGAAGGGCTTGTGTTTCTGGACGGCGCGCTTTGGACCGTCGAGGAAGGCGCCGAGGGGCTCGCCCCCGGGGCCCGCGTGCGTGTGGTCAAGGTGTCAGGAAATCGACTCATCGTCACAAAGGAGATCTAAATGTTCTTTTTTCCAGTGGTCATTATCGCGATGGTGCTGTGGCTGTTGGTCACCGCCGTCCGTATCGCCAATGAGTATGAACGAGCCGTCATTCTTCGGCTGGGACGTTTCCAAGCCATCAAAGGTCCCGGCCTTTTCTTCGCCATCCCCTTCAACGTGGACAAGGTCTACAAAGTGGACCTCCGCACGGTCACCTGGGACGTGCCGGTGCAGGAAGTGATCACGAAAGACAACGTTCCCTGCAAAGTGAACGCGGTCTGCTACTTTAATGTGATCGACCCGGAACGAGCCGTGCTCAAAGTCCAGGATTTCCGCATGGCCACGTCCCAAATCGCCCAGACGACGCTCCGGAGCGTGTTGGGCCAGGCCGACTTCGATGAACTCCTTTCCCACCGGGAAAAAATAAATTCCACGCTCCAAAAGATCATCGACCAGCAAACGGACCCCTGGGGCATCAAAGTCTCCATCGTCGAAGTGAAAGACGTCCAGGTACCGGAATCCATGCAACGCGCCATGGCCCACCAGGCGGAAGCCGAGCGGGATCGCCGAGCGAAGATCATCGCGGCCGAAGGCGAATTCCAGGCCGCCCAAAAATTGGCCGACGCCGCCCGCATCATCGCCTCGGAACCCGCCGCGCTCCAACTCCGTTTCCTTCAGACCGCCAAAGAAATCAGCGGCGACCGCGGCTCCACCTTCATCCTGCCCATCCCCGTGGAACTCTTGAAGTTCTTAGGGAAAAACTAAGCCACGGCCGGCGGGCCTCCGCGGGCTTTCCAACGGGAAGGCTGACACCTCCCCCTCGCCCTCTCCTTGTGAAGGAGGGGGGACACGGAATTTCCCTTATAAAACCTAATGACGGCGCCGTTGAAGTTCCCTCCCCTTAACAAGGGGAGGGTGAGGGAGGGGTAGCTTTTGAGCGGGCTTTGGGCGGGACCGGTTGGAGGCCATGGCCGTCCCACAGACTGGCGGCGTCCAGGGAATCGTCGATCATTTGGTCCATCTCCAGCTCCGTTTCGAGCCGTCGAACGATGGAAACGTCGGCGTTTGTTTTCGGTTTCTTGGCCATGAGCGAGCAACAGTCTTTGTAGGGTTGGATGGCCAGTTCGTAGGCGTTGATCTTTTGGGCCAGCCGGACGATGGACTCTTTGTCGTAGGAGATGAGAGGTTGAAACACCGGAACCGAGAGCCCCGTTTGGACGGCGGCCAGGTTTTCAAGAGTTTGGCTCGCCACCTGCCCCAAACTGTCCCCGGTCAGGAGCCCCTGGTAGTTCAGCCGCTGGGCCAGAATTTCACCCGCGCGAAACATGAAACGACGGAAAAAGACCGTTTCGTAGGAGGTGGGAACCCGAAGCGACGCCGCCACCTGGTACCGGTCATGGGGAACAAGATAGAGCCGTATACCCGGATTGAAAATTTTCAAAGCGTCGAAGAGCCCCGTGATCTTGGTGCCGACCACCTCTTCCGACGAGCGGTAGGGATGGAAATGCAGAAGGTCCACCCGGGCCCCGCGCCGAAGCATGAGCCAAGCCGCCACCGGGGAATCGATTCCCCCGGAGAAGAGGCAGAGCAGCCGTCCGGAAGACGACTGCGGCATCCCCCGCAAGCCTTCCGAACGGCCCGCGAAAAGAAAGATCTCCTTCCGCACGACCTCCACATGGATTGCCAAGTCGTGGTGGTCCAAATCCACCCGGAGGCCCGCCCCTTGAATTACTTTTTCCCCCAGCCGCCGGCAGATGTCCTGGGACGACAGGGGATAATTCTTCTCCGAACGGCGGGCGAAAACCTTAAAGGTGGTCGCGGACGGATGGCGTTTCACTTCCGCCAGGGCGGCGCTTTCCAGCCCCGCCCACCCCGGGTCCTCGGCGGTCCAGGGAAAGGCCACGCCGAAGGCATACCAGGCCACGCCGAAAACCGGTTCCAGGGCTAAAGAAATCTTCTCCCGATCCGCCGTGGGGGCCAGGTCCGCCAGGACCCGCGCGCTTTCAATGCGGACCTTGAGAACTTCCGGGCCCAGCCGGCGGCGGATGTCGTCCGCCAGCTTTGACTCAAAGACCCGGCGGTTTCCCCCCTTGGTCCCGATCTCCGAATAGTGGACAACAAGAACTTCGCGCATGGAGGAGGCATTCTACCACATTGCCCAAACCCGCCCCCTTTTTGACGCGAACGCTTTTCCCTCCCCTTCCCAAGGGGAGGGTCAGGGAGGGGTATGCCGTTGGGAGAACGGGTATGCTGTTGCCGTGAACTTGACTTGAAGAACTAAGACCTCCCCCCGCCCCCTCCTTGCGAAGGAGGGGGTGAATACCCCCCCCCCGCTTTCGGTCGCGTTGGGTCTGCCACGAATAGACCTTACGGTTTCCACATATTCCTTGAAAATTTCTGAAGAAGGGCTAGAATTGGGGATGCTTTTCGGCCGGTTGGTTTTATGATGAACCTTTCCCCTACAACATCCGCTCGCCACGTTCTAAGGAGCGCGGCAGGACTTTTCTTCCTCGCCGCCCACCTCCGCGCCATCCCGTTCAGCCCGAACCAAATCGACGTTCCGGGGGCCATCAACCAGGGGTTGGACCTGGGGAGCGCCGTTTGGGGCGATTACGACAACGACGGCGATTTGGATATCCTGGCGTGTGGCCGGGACGCCGCCAACGCGCGGCAGATCAGAATTTACCGAAACAACGCGGGGGCCTTCGCTCTCGTGAACGTGGCCGTTGGAGGGACGGGCCTTCAAGATTCCAGCGTCGCCTTCGGCGACATGGATGGGGACGGCGATCTGGACGTAGCGACGGCCGGGGTGGATTCCGGAGGGACCCGGCGGATTCGGGCCTACCGGAACGACGGCGCTCCCTGGACCGCGTTCACCTTGCTTCCCGACATCGACGCGCTGGGAGCGGGAGCCAACCGGTCGGACGTGGCGCTGGGTGATTTCGATGGAGACGGAGATTTGGACGTCCTCTTCAGTGGCCGCGACGCCGGCGGCCGCCGCCTGCGTGTCTACCGAAACAACGGGAACGGGTCTTTTGACCCCAACCAAATCGAACTGGCGGGCGGCGTGGAGTTGGGCGACGTGGCTTGGGGGGACTACGACAATGACGGGGATTTAGACATCCTCTTCTCCGGTCAAACGGGAGGGGCAGCCGCCAGCCGTGTGTGCAAGGTGTACCCCAACACCGGGGACGGGACCTTCGGGGCTTCCTTTAACGTCCTGAACGCCGCCACCGGGTTTTCCATCGGAGATATCCGTTGGGGCGACTTCGACAACGACGGGGATTTGGACATCCTGGCCGGTGGGACGGACCAAGCCGGGGCTCGCCAGCTTCGGGCCTACCGAAATACCGCGGGGGTGTTCGCCCAGGTCGAAATCCCGGGGGCCGGGCTGGGATACAGCAACAGTTCCTTCGTCTTTGGCGACGTCAACAACGACGGGACGTTGGACGTCGCGGCCCTGGGCACCACCGGCGCCAGCCGGGAAGTGCGGGTGTCCACCTTTAACGCGGGGACCAACGCCTTCACGGCGCCCCTCTATAATGTCGAAAGCGCGGGCAATCTCGGCCTTCAAAACGGCGGCATGGCTCTCGGGGATTACGATGGAGACGGCGACGCGGACATCCTGGCCAGCGGGGCCAGCACCACCGGCCGACAGGTGCGAATTTACAACAGTTCGGCCTCCCTCACGAACCCCAACACCGCGCCGCTGGCGCCCACCGCCTTGGCCGGGCGTTTCGGTTTTGTCCGCACCGGCGTTTCCGTGGCCAGTTTCACCTGGAACGCCGGGGCCGACGCGGGGGCGGTGGCCACGCGAACCCCGGCGAACGGACTCTATTACGACGTCCAGATTTCAACCTTGAACACCTTCGTCAAACTCACCGCCCCCAGCCTCCTGGGAAGCCAACCCGTGGGGACCACCCCCCAACAGGGCGGATACCTTCGCCCGCCCCCCATTTTCGGCGGCGCGACTCCCATTGGAATCATGCTCAAGTCCACCCAACCCTGGGCGGGGAACAACGCCCATCCCGGTCTCATCACCGACACCACCTATTATTTCCGCGTGGTCACCATCGACGCGGGGCTTCTCTCCAGCGGGTTCAGCGCCGCCGGAACTCTCTGGACGGGCGTGGCGCCCGCCACGTCCACCCTGACGGCGGCGACCGGCGTCTTCCCGGGAGACATTAACTTGTCCTGGAACGCCCCCGGCGACGATGCCGTCTACAACAACCTCAACGGGAACTTCCGCATTCAGTATTCCAGCGACGTCGCCACGGTGTGGAGCCCCAACACCACGCCCTCCGGAGCCACCACCGTCACCATCGCCACCTCCAACGTCGTGCCGGGGACGGCGCAAAACCGCGTCCTAAACGTGCCGACCAACGACACGTATTACGTTGTTCTCTGGAGCCAGGACGACGTGGGGGAATGGTCCCTGGTCTCCAACACGGCCAACGCGGTCCCGGCCGTTGTCACTCGTTCGGTGACGATCACCGGAAGCCCCTACGATTTCGGCGGTCAATCCGTCGGCGTCAGCACCGTGACCGCCACGGGCCTCACCGTCACCAACGACGGGAACGTCCCCTCCACCTATTCGCTTTCCGCTGCCACCAGTACGGCGGGAAGCCCTTGGGGCATCGGGGCCGCCCCGCCGCCGAACAATGATGTGGCCGTCGTCTACGCCGCTTTCCACCCCACCCGCCCCACCTCGGGAACCTTCGGTGCCGAGGACGTTTCCGGCCCCGCGAGCCTCCCTTCGACCGGGACCGCCTACACCATCGACGGGACTCAAACCGGCGTCTCCGTGGGAGTGGGCCTCACCCGAAACCTTTGGATCCGTCTCGACCTGCCGACCACCTCCAGCACCGAAACCCCCCAAAACATCGCCGTCACCATCACGGCCGGCCCTTAAGGAAATCAGTTTTAATATTTTGGGGGGGCTTGAAATCCCCTGAATTTCAGCTATTCTTAGCGGATGAGTTTCGCTTTCCGGCCCAGACTCTCGGTATTGCTGATCGCCCTTGTTGCGGGCGTTGTCCTTTGCCCATCCATCTCCCAGGCCCTTCCCTACAACGCCGCCCAACTGGATTTTGAAAACACCGCCACCGATCGGTTGACGGAGGGGGGGACCGCCTGGGGCGACATGAACGGCGACGGAAGGCTCGACCTGGTCCTGAGCGGCAACGATTCAGCCGGGAACCGCCGGATCAGTATCTACACGTTGGGGGCCGCGCCGGCCTACGCCATTCCCAATAACCCCTCAGCCAACGTTTTTGGCGCCGGGAGCACCGGGCTGGAAGACGGCGGCATCGCCCTGGGGGACTTGGATGGGGACGGGGACCTGGACATCGTCTTGACCGGGAACCAAGGCGCCGGGACCCAAAACATTTGGGTGGCCCGAAACGACGGCGCCTTGGCCTTCACCAAGAACGTCGTGGACGGGAACAACCTGGGCCTCG is a genomic window containing:
- a CDS encoding nodulation protein NfeD, with amino-acid sequence MRKHLRSMVAGILVLCGAGVRWARAETPPTGSVYVLTVTGAIDPVVKDYLLDGFDRAKKGGAAAVLLRLDTPGGLLDATRDIVQGILNTPVPVIVFVGPQGARAASAGVFITLAADVAAMAPRTHLGAAHPVSLGGGAPFLPGGKDEKERGKDGTEEKKGGGSVMEEKVVSDASAYARTLAATKGRNAEWAEKAVRQSLSLTSEEALKANVIDLVVLDEAELFQKLAGREIKKEGLTFKLDLAKANRVDFPMNLLRRWLHTIAHPNVAYLLLVLGFYALIYEFSTPGIGLGAIAGIICLVLAFFSLQVLPLNFAGLALLVAGLIMMGLDVLVGSHGLLIFGGLISFALGSFFLFDVNQSAFRVSMELILAVLLTSGGFFGFVVRKIWVARRKKPVTGAEELVGRLAEVRPEGLVFLDGALWTVEEGAEGLAPGARVRVVKVSGNRLIVTKEI
- a CDS encoding slipin family protein codes for the protein MFFFPVVIIAMVLWLLVTAVRIANEYERAVILRLGRFQAIKGPGLFFAIPFNVDKVYKVDLRTVTWDVPVQEVITKDNVPCKVNAVCYFNVIDPERAVLKVQDFRMATSQIAQTTLRSVLGQADFDELLSHREKINSTLQKIIDQQTDPWGIKVSIVEVKDVQVPESMQRAMAHQAEAERDRRAKIIAAEGEFQAAQKLADAARIIASEPAALQLRFLQTAKEISGDRGSTFILPIPVELLKFLGKN
- the thiI gene encoding tRNA 4-thiouridine(8) synthase ThiI encodes the protein MREVLVVHYSEIGTKGGNRRVFESKLADDIRRRLGPEVLKVRIESARVLADLAPTADREKISLALEPVFGVAWYAFGVAFPWTAEDPGWAGLESAALAEVKRHPSATTFKVFARRSEKNYPLSSQDICRRLGEKVIQGAGLRVDLDHHDLAIHVEVVRKEIFLFAGRSEGLRGMPQSSSGRLLCLFSGGIDSPVAAWLMLRRGARVDLLHFHPYRSSEEVVGTKITGLFDALKIFNPGIRLYLVPHDRYQVAASLRVPTSYETVFFRRFMFRAGEILAQRLNYQGLLTGDSLGQVASQTLENLAAVQTGLSVPVFQPLISYDKESIVRLAQKINAYELAIQPYKDCCSLMAKKPKTNADVSIVRRLETELEMDQMIDDSLDAASLWDGHGLQPVPPKARSKATPPSPSPC
- a CDS encoding VCBS repeat-containing protein, translated to MMNLSPTTSARHVLRSAAGLFFLAAHLRAIPFSPNQIDVPGAINQGLDLGSAVWGDYDNDGDLDILACGRDAANARQIRIYRNNAGAFALVNVAVGGTGLQDSSVAFGDMDGDGDLDVATAGVDSGGTRRIRAYRNDGAPWTAFTLLPDIDALGAGANRSDVALGDFDGDGDLDVLFSGRDAGGRRLRVYRNNGNGSFDPNQIELAGGVELGDVAWGDYDNDGDLDILFSGQTGGAAASRVCKVYPNTGDGTFGASFNVLNAATGFSIGDIRWGDFDNDGDLDILAGGTDQAGARQLRAYRNTAGVFAQVEIPGAGLGYSNSSFVFGDVNNDGTLDVAALGTTGASREVRVSTFNAGTNAFTAPLYNVESAGNLGLQNGGMALGDYDGDGDADILASGASTTGRQVRIYNSSASLTNPNTAPLAPTALAGRFGFVRTGVSVASFTWNAGADAGAVATRTPANGLYYDVQISTLNTFVKLTAPSLLGSQPVGTTPQQGGYLRPPPIFGGATPIGIMLKSTQPWAGNNAHPGLITDTTYYFRVVTIDAGLLSSGFSAAGTLWTGVAPATSTLTAATGVFPGDINLSWNAPGDDAVYNNLNGNFRIQYSSDVATVWSPNTTPSGATTVTIATSNVVPGTAQNRVLNVPTNDTYYVVLWSQDDVGEWSLVSNTANAVPAVVTRSVTITGSPYDFGGQSVGVSTVTATGLTVTNDGNVPSTYSLSAATSTAGSPWGIGAAPPPNNDVAVVYAAFHPTRPTSGTFGAEDVSGPASLPSTGTAYTIDGTQTGVSVGVGLTRNLWIRLDLPTTSSTETPQNIAVTITAGP